The following DNA comes from Nocardioides sp. JQ2195.
CGGGTAGTCGTCGTAGTTCTTGAACGACTTGCCGTCGACGGACAGCGTGGCGGTGCACGGGACCGTCGAGTCGGGGGTCAGTCCGTTGCGGAGCAGGGCGAGCGCGGTGACCACCTTGAACGTGGACCCGGGTGCGTACTGCCCATAGGTGGCGGTGTTGAGTCCCTTCGATCCCGGCCCGCTGGCCGCCGCAAGGATCTTGCCCGTCTGCGGGTCGAGCGCCACGATCGCGCTGGCCGGCGTGGTCTGCGAGAGGATCTGCTCCGCCTTCAGCTGCAGGTCGGTGTCGAGGGTGAGGTGGAGGTCTTCGGCGTTGACCGGCTCGGTGGAGAAGAGCTCCCGCTCGGTCCCCTTGCCCTTCACCGCTTCGACCTGGACGCCGGACGTGCCGGCCAGCTGTTCGTCGTAGCGCGACTGGAGCCCGGAGAGGCCGGTCAGGTCACCGGCCCGCAGCCGTCCCTCGGACTTCTCGATCAGCTCCGCCGTGGCTTCGCCGACCGAGCCGAGGATCGGCGCGGCGAACTCCTTGGTCGGGGCCAGGGGCAGGGTGGCAGGGATGGCCACGGCGCCCTTGTTCTCGCCGTACGTCGGGGGCAGGTTCGCCGCGTCCTGCCGGCGCAGCACCAAGGCCTGGACGAAGGCCTTCTCGCCCGTTGCCCTGACCCGCTCCACGAAGGAGGCGACGTCGATGTCGAGCACCTTCGCGATGGCTCGGGCGCTGACCAGCTCCTGCTCCTTGGTCAACGTCGACTTGTCGAGGCCCAGCTTCACGACATCGCGGCGGACCACGATCGGGGTGTCGTGCGGTCCGACGATGGCACCGCGCTCGGGGTACAAGGTGTCGACCTCGATCACCTCACCGTCCTCGAGCGACGGCTCGACGACGGACGGGTCCCAGACCACCTGCCAGTCCTCGCCGTCCTTGGCCAGCTGCGCCCTCGAGCGGTAGGTCCACTCGTTGCCGGAGATGTCCCAGGTCCACGTCAGCGAGACGCTCCCCGCGTCTCCGTCGAGCTCGGGGTCGGCGGCGCTGACCTCCACCGGTGCGTCACCGAGCCCGTCGATCACCGCGGCATAGGCGTCGGTGGGGTCGGTGTCGCGGAACGGCACGTCGTCCAGCTTCTTCGCGGTGAGCCCCGCGGCCAGCGCATCCGCCGTCGTCCGGGCGTCCTCGTCCTCACCGCCCAGGGAGCAGGCGGCCGGCACGAGCAACAACAGCGAGCTTCCGAGAGCAGCGAGGGTGCGCATGGTCCTGATCATGACAGTCCTGATCATGACAGCAACCGGAAATGAGTTGTGCGGCTCGGCATGATGGCTGGCATGGAACGCGTTCTCGACCGCATGCGGTGGCCGCTGCACACCGAGCGTCTGCTGATCCGGCCGGCGGAGTGGGAGGACGCCGAGACCACGTGGCCCTTCCGCAGGCTGCCGGAGGTCAACCACTGGATCACCCGGGCACCAGCCGACCACGACGAGTACGTCGACCTGTTCCGGCGTCCGTCCTCCCTGGACCTCACGTTGGTCATCGAGCGCGACCTCGAGGTGATCGGCGACCTGATGCTGCACGTCAACGATCCGTGGGCCCAGGTGGAGGTCCGGGAGCAGGCCGCCGCCACCCAGGCCGAGCTGGGCTGGTGCCTGCACCCCGACCATGGTGGGAAGGGCTGTGCCACCGAGGCGGTCGCCGCCCTGATCACCGCCAGCTTCGAGCAGCTCGGGCTCCGTCGGATCACGGCCGAGTGCTTCGCCGACAACACCGCGTCGTGGCGACTCATGGAGCGGCTCGGCATGCGCCGCGAGGCGCACACCCGCAAGGACTCGTTGCACCGCTCGGGTGAGTGGATGGACGGACTGCTCTACGCGGTCCTGCGCGAGGAGTGGCAGCAGCCCTAGACGTCGAGCTGGTGGGTCTGCTTGTGCAGGCGCTCCATCTGCGCGTCGAGGCTGGCCGCGGTCTCCGCGGCACTCTTCAGCTCGTCGAGCAGCTGCACGGGCACGGCTGTCTGGTACTTGTAGTAGATCTTGTGCTCGAGGCTGGCCCAGAAGTCCATCGCCACGGTGCGCAGCTGCAGCTCGACGACCACGTCGACCACCCGGTCCGAGAGGTGCACCGGGATGGTGACCAGGGCATGCAGGCTCCGGTAGCCGTTCGGCTTCGGGTGCGCGATGTAGTCCTCGACCTCCAGGAGGGTGATGTCCGACTGGGAGCTGAGCATCGAGAAGACCCGATAGACGTCGGAGGTGAAGCTGCAGGAGACCCGGACCCCGGCGATGTCGGTGACGTTCTCCCGGATCGACTCCAGGGACGGGTCGAAGCCCCGCTTCTGGACCTTGGCGTAGATGCTCTCCGGCGACTTGACCCGCGACGACACGTGCTCGATCGGGTTGTAGTCGTGGAGGTGGGTGAACTCCTCCTGGAGGATCTCGATCTTGGTGGTGATCTCGTCGATGCCGAACTTGTACTCCATCAGCATCCGGGTGAGCTGGGCGTGCAACCGCTGGATGTCCTGCAGCTCGGAGAGGCTGCCGAGGGATTCGAGGCTCACACTGCCGATGATAGGGAACCGTCCCACATCCGTGGGCTGGTTGACTGGTCCCCATGAAGTTCACCGAACGCGAGATGACGGCAGCCGTCGACGCCGTCGGGCAGCTGCTGTTCCGGGCGTCACGACCGCTGAAGCGCAACCACGACGAGGCCTGGCGCGACCTGCCGAAGATCGACAAGTACCACCACCGCGCGGCCGCCGGCGAGATGATCCTGACCGCGCTGATCGCGCTGCCGGAGCGACCCACGGTCGGGGCCACGCCGCAGTTCACTGCCGAGGAGTACGCCGAGGCGTCGGTCGAGGGCACCCGGAAGCTGATGGACCACCGGCAGCCGGGGGCGTGGGACGGCCTGTCGCGACGCAAGCAGCAGGCGCTGACCAAGGGCACCGCGTCGATGGTCGAGGCCGGGGTGAAGGCGATGCCGATCCGTCAGGACCCGGACGCCTTCATCGTCCCCGACCACCTCTGAGGCGCCTGATTCCTCAGGCCGAATTCCTCAGGCCGAATTCCTCAGGCCGGATTCCTCAGGCCGTGATCGTGGAGGTGTCGATCACGAACCGGTAGCGCACGTCGCCCGCCACCACGCGCTCGTAGGCCGCACCGACCTCGCTGGCACCGATCGTCTCGATCGAGGCACCGATGCCCTTCTCCGCGCAGAAGTCGAGCATCTCCTGGGTGTCCTGGATGCCACCGATGTTGGAGCCGGCGACCACGCGCGAACCCTGGATGACGGAGCTCGGACGGATCGAGAAGGGTGACGGCGGCATCCCGACGTTGGCCAGCGTGCCCATCGGCTTGAGCAGTGCGACGTAGTGGTTGAGGTCGAGGTCGGCCGAGACCGTGTTGAGGACGACGTCGAAGGTGCCGCGCAGCTTCTTCAGCTTCAGCGGGTCGGCTGTCGCGACGTGCACGGTCGCACCGAGCGCCAGGCTGTCGTCGGCCTTCGCGTCGGTGCGGGAGAGCACGGTCACCTCGGCGCCGAGTGCCACCGCGAACTTCACACCCATGTGGCCGAGCCCGCCCAGGCCCACCACGGCGACCTTGCTGCCGGGGCCGACGCCCCAGCGCTTCAGGGGCGCCCACGTGGTGATGCCGGCGCACAGCAGCGGGGCGGCCTCGTCGAGACCGATGCCCTCGGGGATCGAGCAGACGAAGCGCTCGGCGACGGCGACCTGTTGGGCATAGCCGCCCTTGGTCTCCTCACCGTCGTAGCCGCGACCGTTGTAGGTCATCACGGCACCCTTGGTGCAGAACTGCTCCTCACCGTCCTTGCAGTACTCGCACTCGCCGCACGAGTCGACCATGCAGCCGACGCCCACCCGGGCGCCCACCTTGTGCTTGGTGACACCGTCTCCGACGGCTGCGACGACACCGGCGATCTCGTGGCCGGGGACCATCGGGAAGATCGCCTTCCCCCACTCCTCCCGCACCTGGTGGATGTCGGAGTGGCAGATGCCGGCGAACTGGATGTCGATGAGGATGTCGTCGTCGCGCAGGTCGCGGACCGGGACTTCGGTGATCTCGAACGGGGCGCCGGCGGAGGCGGCTTGCAGTGCAGTCGTGGTGGGCATGCCGCCACGATAACGCCGCCGGAAAGGTGGGCTCAGCCGTGGTGGAGGACCACCATCGCGATGGCTCCCAGGTTGGCGGCCGCGCCGGCCAGGATCAGGCGCTCGCGCTGGAGCACGGCGAGGACATGGCTCTCCCGAATCTTCTGAGTCATGCCCATGGGACGGGTGAACCCGCCGGCCATGACGCAGTTCGCCGGAGCAGGGCGGTGGTCAGCGTCCGGCGACCCTCGATCAGGCCAGGGGTCCGTCGGCCTGCAGGGGCGCAGCGACCGGTGGCGGCACCGGCTCGGTGATGCCGTTGACCTCGGGCGAGATCTGCTTCTCCAGGCGCAGGGCGACCACGGCCAGGCCCGCGCACCCTGCCACCAGCACCCCGATGAAGACACTGCCGAGGTGGTGGCGCAGCAGGAACCCGGCCAGCAGCGGCGCCAGGATGGCACCGAGCTGGAACGACGCGGAGGACAGCGCGTTGTAGCGGCCGCGCAGGTGCGCCGGCGCCAGGTCGTTGGTGATCGCCGGCAGGGTCGGCTGCAGCAACGTCTCGCCACTGGCGAAGAGGGCGTGGAACACCAGCACCATGGTGGCCGCGGTGAGGGTGCCGGCGAACGCTCCGGTGGCGCCGAGCAGCAGCCACGAGGCCGCCCAGATGGCCGCCATCACCATCACCACACGGGTGCGTCGGTGGCCGGCGATCTTGCGGAGCACCAGGAACTGGAAGGCCACGATCACCACGGTGTTCACCGCGAACGCCCAGCCGATGACCCGCGTCGAGACCTCGCTGACCTGACGCGCGAAGGCCGGGAAGCCGGCCTCCATCTGGCCGTAGCCGATGAACGCGAAGACCAGCCCGATCAGGAACAGGTGGAGCACTCCCGGACGGCGCAGCAGGCTGAGGTAGCTGACCCTGACGCCGACCTCGGCCTCGGGGATCTCGCTGCGCCCGTGCACGTGGCGCAACGGCCCGAGCATGAGGGCGATCGGGATCAGCATGCACGCCGCATCGACCAGGAAGATCGTGGTGAACGTCTCCGGCCGGTTGACGTCGATGAAGACACCACCGACCACACCGCCCAACCCGATGCCCAGGTTGACCAGGGCGAAGTTGATGCCGAAGTACTGCACCCGGACCGGGCCGTCGACGATGGACGAGATCAACACGTTGAACGCCGACCAGCCGCCGGCGTTGCAGATGCCGACGAAGACCATCGCCAGGACGACCTGCGGGACGTCGTCGGCGAAGGCCAGGATCGCCATGCCGATGCTCTGCGCGGCACTGCCGATGATCACCATGACGCGGGCACCGAGCCGGTCGGTGAGGTCGCCGGCGACCGGGGTCAGCAGCAGCGCCACCGCGAAGGCCAGCGCCATCATCGCCCCAGCGACGTCGAGCGAGAGCCCCCGCACCTCGTGCAGGTAGATCACCGTGAAGGGCAGGGTCAGGCCGCGACCGAGCACCTGGAAGACGGTGGAGCTCAGCAGCCACCGGCCCGAGGTGGGCAACGCGGCCCAGAACGACCGGATCGTCAGGGAGTCCGGGGAAGTCACTGCCCCATTCTGCCGGTCGACGCTGACACGGGGCGAGCCATTTTCGGAGCCCGACACCTGTGCCGTCGTACGCCCTCGCTCGCGGGCGGGCCACTCAGGGGCGCATCACGTCGCGGTCGACCGGCGTGCTGACCCCGTCCACCGACCCGGCGTCGTCGCGCTGCCAGATGAACCAGTCCCCCGGTGGTGGCGTGCTTCCCACGCGGCGCACCCACAGCCGGCGGTCGAGGTCGTCGACCATCGCGTAGTGCACCTCGAAGTCGGGGTGGAAGTAGACGACGACCTCCGTGCCGGTGGCGTCCTCGACCCGGTCGACGAAGGTCTCCACGTCCGCTCGGAGCGTGGCCCTGTCGGGTGGCGGGTCACAGTTGCCGATCAGCTCGAGGTCGACCACCGGCGG
Coding sequences within:
- a CDS encoding GTP pyrophosphokinase family protein, whose protein sequence is MSLESLGSLSELQDIQRLHAQLTRMLMEYKFGIDEITTKIEILQEEFTHLHDYNPIEHVSSRVKSPESIYAKVQKRGFDPSLESIRENVTDIAGVRVSCSFTSDVYRVFSMLSSQSDITLLEVEDYIAHPKPNGYRSLHALVTIPVHLSDRVVDVVVELQLRTVAMDFWASLEHKIYYKYQTAVPVQLLDELKSAAETAASLDAQMERLHKQTHQLDV
- a CDS encoding penicillin-binding transpeptidase domain-containing protein — translated: MIRTVMIRTMRTLAALGSSLLLLVPAACSLGGEDEDARTTADALAAGLTAKKLDDVPFRDTDPTDAYAAVIDGLGDAPVEVSAADPELDGDAGSVSLTWTWDISGNEWTYRSRAQLAKDGEDWQVVWDPSVVEPSLEDGEVIEVDTLYPERGAIVGPHDTPIVVRRDVVKLGLDKSTLTKEQELVSARAIAKVLDIDVASFVERVRATGEKAFVQALVLRRQDAANLPPTYGENKGAVAIPATLPLAPTKEFAAPILGSVGEATAELIEKSEGRLRAGDLTGLSGLQSRYDEQLAGTSGVQVEAVKGKGTERELFSTEPVNAEDLHLTLDTDLQLKAEQILSQTTPASAIVALDPQTGKILAAASGPGSKGLNTATYGQYAPGSTFKVVTALALLRNGLTPDSTVPCTATLSVDGKSFKNYDDYPASHVGDIPFRDAFAQSCNTAFIAERERLGKDDLAEAAAALGLGADHDLGFPAYFGQVPEAATETEKAADQIGQGKVLASPMAMAAVAASVRSGHTVLPKLIVGHDVDQVEPEVPLTDAEAGQLRALMRGVVTDGSGSFLAGIPGEVMAKTGTAEYGTGDPLPTHTWMIASTDELAVAVFVETGQSGSATAGPLLERLLTER
- a CDS encoding NAD(P)-dependent alcohol dehydrogenase, with the translated sequence MPTTTALQAASAGAPFEITEVPVRDLRDDDILIDIQFAGICHSDIHQVREEWGKAIFPMVPGHEIAGVVAAVGDGVTKHKVGARVGVGCMVDSCGECEYCKDGEEQFCTKGAVMTYNGRGYDGEETKGGYAQQVAVAERFVCSIPEGIGLDEAAPLLCAGITTWAPLKRWGVGPGSKVAVVGLGGLGHMGVKFAVALGAEVTVLSRTDAKADDSLALGATVHVATADPLKLKKLRGTFDVVLNTVSADLDLNHYVALLKPMGTLANVGMPPSPFSIRPSSVIQGSRVVAGSNIGGIQDTQEMLDFCAEKGIGASIETIGASEVGAAYERVVAGDVRYRFVIDTSTITA
- a CDS encoding MFS transporter, with protein sequence MTSPDSLTIRSFWAALPTSGRWLLSSTVFQVLGRGLTLPFTVIYLHEVRGLSLDVAGAMMALAFAVALLLTPVAGDLTDRLGARVMVIIGSAAQSIGMAILAFADDVPQVVLAMVFVGICNAGGWSAFNVLISSIVDGPVRVQYFGINFALVNLGIGLGGVVGGVFIDVNRPETFTTIFLVDAACMLIPIALMLGPLRHVHGRSEIPEAEVGVRVSYLSLLRRPGVLHLFLIGLVFAFIGYGQMEAGFPAFARQVSEVSTRVIGWAFAVNTVVIVAFQFLVLRKIAGHRRTRVVMVMAAIWAASWLLLGATGAFAGTLTAATMVLVFHALFASGETLLQPTLPAITNDLAPAHLRGRYNALSSASFQLGAILAPLLAGFLLRHHLGSVFIGVLVAGCAGLAVVALRLEKQISPEVNGITEPVPPPVAAPLQADGPLA
- a CDS encoding GNAT family N-acetyltransferase; amino-acid sequence: MERVLDRMRWPLHTERLLIRPAEWEDAETTWPFRRLPEVNHWITRAPADHDEYVDLFRRPSSLDLTLVIERDLEVIGDLMLHVNDPWAQVEVREQAAATQAELGWCLHPDHGGKGCATEAVAALITASFEQLGLRRITAECFADNTASWRLMERLGMRREAHTRKDSLHRSGEWMDGLLYAVLREEWQQP